A window of Jannaschia sp. M317 contains these coding sequences:
- the hspQ gene encoding heat shock protein HspQ has product MLQNEAKYGLGEVVRHKKHPFRGVIFDVDAVFSNSEEWYDAIPKDARPRRDQPFYHLLAENEESYYVAYVSEQNLVRDSSGEPVTHPDLDDLFGDFDGQGYPLHFDLN; this is encoded by the coding sequence ATGCTGCAAAACGAAGCGAAATACGGGCTCGGAGAAGTCGTCCGACACAAGAAGCACCCGTTTCGCGGTGTTATCTTCGATGTCGATGCCGTCTTTTCCAACAGCGAAGAATGGTACGACGCCATCCCCAAGGATGCGCGCCCGCGCCGGGACCAACCGTTCTATCATCTGCTCGCCGAGAACGAGGAAAGCTACTATGTGGCCTACGTCTCGGAACAGAACCTTGTGCGCGACAGCTCGGGTGAGCCGGTGACCCATCCGGACCTGGACGATCTGTTCGGGGATTTCGACGGTCAGGGATATCCGCTGCATTTCGACCTGAACTAG
- a CDS encoding AEC family transporter, which produces MTLTLTVLQIVAPVFFLAAVGFAWVRLGFAYDTAFVTRLAMTLGIPALIFVALARGTIDPQAAGQLSLAALAAYLAVIAVTWALCRLLGLNLRTFWAPLVFGNTGNLGLPLALFAFGEEGLGYAVVVFSAGVILQFTVGLWIVAGGGSPGKALREPMVAATVLGGLFLWQGWTVPPVIFATLELIGQMGIPLMLLTLGVAVARLRPAGLVPMAALAAVKMVLCTALAVAVGLAFGLEGVPLGVLTLQLATPVAVTSYLLALKYGAEAEPVAALVVVSTLLAVPALPVILAFFV; this is translated from the coding sequence GTGACTCTGACCTTAACAGTCCTGCAAATCGTTGCGCCCGTTTTCTTTTTGGCCGCTGTGGGCTTTGCTTGGGTCCGCCTTGGATTTGCCTACGACACGGCCTTTGTGACGCGCCTGGCGATGACGCTGGGTATCCCGGCGCTGATATTCGTGGCGCTGGCGCGCGGCACCATCGACCCGCAGGCGGCAGGGCAGCTGTCGCTTGCCGCGCTGGCTGCCTACCTTGCGGTGATCGCGGTAACCTGGGCGCTTTGTCGCCTACTGGGCCTGAACCTGCGCACGTTCTGGGCCCCCTTGGTTTTCGGAAACACGGGCAACCTGGGCCTGCCGCTCGCGCTGTTCGCATTCGGAGAAGAGGGGCTCGGCTATGCCGTCGTCGTCTTCTCGGCGGGGGTGATCCTGCAATTCACCGTCGGGCTGTGGATCGTGGCCGGCGGCGGCAGCCCCGGCAAGGCGCTGCGCGAACCAATGGTTGCGGCGACCGTGCTGGGCGGGCTGTTCCTGTGGCAAGGGTGGACGGTGCCGCCGGTGATCTTCGCCACGTTGGAATTGATCGGACAGATGGGCATCCCCCTGATGCTGCTGACGCTAGGCGTGGCCGTGGCGCGATTGCGGCCCGCAGGATTGGTGCCGATGGCGGCGCTGGCGGCGGTCAAGATGGTGCTGTGCACGGCCCTGGCCGTCGCCGTGGGCCTGGCCTTCGGGTTGGAGGGGGTGCCCTTGGGGGTTCTGACCCTGCAACTCGCGACCCCCGTGGCCGTCACCTCTTACCTCTTGGCGTTGAAATACGGGGCGGAGGCAGAGCCGGTCGCCGCCCTGGTCGTCGTATCGACGTTGCTTGCCGTCCCCGCCTTGCCGGTCATTCTGGCGTTCTTCGTTTGA
- a CDS encoding ATP-binding protein — protein sequence MDGSPPENLYLQERRRRLAAERTLDRTRHELSRAHRALVANADRLSLRFLSEREANHRLTDRQKDILERYRSEADKADRARRRLWHALEAMRDGFALFDGDGCMVAANSVYLNLFDAASTIGPGATAEQMFMTAAEEGAFDLGELDPDDWTSEQLARWAQTTIGIQVLQTFDGRAIRFQDRRAPDGDIVSLAIDISDVEERQASLAAARDAAEEVAAAKAAFLARMSHEMRTPMNGVLGLAELLCEQGLDEESDTYARTIRDSAEALLVIVNDTLDVSRLDAGRVDLRQDPFDLEGLLCDCLRLAAASKQAAGVDVALDYPLDAPTTFVGDAGRIRQVVMNLVGNALKFTDTGHVIVRARLARHGEEAAVTLEVQDTGPGIPPDRRDHVFEAFAQVEDGRPQKEGTGLGLTISRGLVERMGGTISLLDVPQGSCFQVFLTLPLRQEWPAPLPDLPQVTIPAGTGIQGEVLANRLQAAGGSIARNDSGAIVLRAADGPDLPLDPDARLVLYGAAQSASAELRAKAAAILPLPLAGGMLLGALTSGPAPRATARRRVLIADDNATNRFLLEKMLASEPYDLESVEDGSQAVDAYLARRPDIVLLDISMPVMDGTEAIAAIQAAEAEAGRRPVPVIALTAHTGDDMSETLLRAGFAAHQTKPVRKPALLQAMEEALAVSPE from the coding sequence ATGGACGGATCTCCGCCCGAAAATCTCTATCTGCAAGAACGGCGCCGGCGGTTGGCGGCTGAACGCACGCTCGACCGCACCCGCCATGAGCTGAGCCGTGCACACAGGGCTCTGGTGGCCAATGCTGACCGCCTCTCGCTCCGGTTTCTGTCGGAGCGAGAGGCGAACCACCGCCTGACCGACCGGCAGAAGGATATTCTGGAACGGTATCGCTCCGAGGCGGACAAGGCGGATCGCGCCCGACGTCGTCTTTGGCACGCGTTGGAGGCGATGCGCGACGGTTTCGCTCTGTTTGATGGGGACGGCTGTATGGTGGCGGCGAATTCCGTCTACCTCAACCTGTTCGATGCGGCGTCCACCATCGGACCAGGGGCGACAGCCGAACAAATGTTCATGACGGCGGCGGAAGAAGGGGCCTTCGATCTCGGAGAGTTGGATCCCGACGACTGGACCAGCGAACAGCTCGCGCGCTGGGCTCAGACGACAATCGGTATTCAGGTCCTGCAGACGTTTGACGGGCGTGCCATCCGGTTTCAGGACCGCCGTGCGCCCGACGGCGATATCGTCAGCCTCGCCATCGACATTTCCGATGTCGAGGAGCGGCAGGCCAGTCTGGCGGCTGCCCGGGATGCCGCCGAAGAGGTGGCCGCGGCCAAGGCCGCCTTCCTCGCCCGGATGAGCCATGAGATGCGCACGCCGATGAACGGTGTCCTTGGTTTGGCGGAGTTGCTGTGTGAGCAGGGGTTGGACGAGGAATCCGACACCTACGCGCGCACGATCCGCGATTCCGCCGAGGCGCTGTTGGTGATCGTCAACGACACGCTCGACGTCTCTCGTCTGGATGCGGGCCGTGTGGACCTGCGGCAGGACCCGTTCGATCTGGAAGGGCTGCTTTGCGATTGTCTGCGTCTTGCGGCGGCCAGCAAGCAGGCGGCGGGGGTGGACGTGGCGCTGGATTACCCGCTCGATGCGCCGACGACCTTTGTCGGAGATGCCGGCCGTATTCGGCAGGTTGTGATGAACCTCGTGGGCAACGCGTTGAAGTTCACGGATACGGGTCATGTGATTGTGCGCGCCCGCCTTGCGCGGCACGGCGAAGAGGCGGCGGTCACGCTGGAAGTTCAGGACACCGGTCCCGGCATTCCGCCAGACCGTCGCGACCATGTTTTCGAGGCCTTCGCCCAGGTCGAGGATGGCCGCCCCCAGAAAGAGGGCACAGGCCTGGGTCTGACCATTTCACGCGGATTGGTAGAGCGGATGGGGGGCACAATATCGCTCCTCGATGTGCCGCAGGGCAGTTGCTTTCAGGTGTTCCTGACCCTGCCCTTGCGACAGGAATGGCCAGCCCCCCTGCCGGATCTGCCCCAAGTGACGATTCCGGCAGGGACGGGCATTCAGGGCGAGGTTCTGGCCAATCGGTTGCAGGCCGCGGGCGGATCGATTGCGCGCAATGACAGCGGGGCGATCGTGTTGCGCGCGGCGGACGGGCCGGATCTGCCGCTGGATCCGGATGCACGCCTCGTTCTCTATGGGGCCGCACAATCCGCGTCGGCCGAACTGCGCGCCAAGGCCGCCGCGATTCTGCCGCTGCCGCTGGCAGGTGGCATGCTGTTGGGGGCGTTGACGTCTGGCCCGGCCCCTCGGGCGACAGCACGACGCAGGGTTCTCATCGCCGATGACAATGCGACGAACCGGTTCCTTTTGGAGAAGATGCTCGCCTCCGAACCCTACGATCTCGAATCGGTCGAAGACGGCTCCCAGGCGGTCGATGCCTACCTGGCACGGCGCCCGGATATCGTGCTTTTGGATATCTCCATGCCGGTGATGGACGGGACCGAGGCGATTGCCGCGATCCAGGCCGCCGAAGCGGAGGCCGGGCGCAGGCCCGTGCCTGTGATCGCCCTGACCGCGCATACCGGGGACGACATGAGCGAGACACTGCTGCGCGCCGGTTTTGCGGCGCATCAGACAAAGCCTGTGCGCAAACCGGCCCTGTTACAGGCGATGGAGGAGGCGCTTGCCGTCAGCCCAGAGTGA
- a CDS encoding transglycosylase SLT domain-containing protein translates to MKRMMQIACLLLLAACGGGGGSGKAPSNLDNACSILDQRPGYLRAFRAAERKWGVPVHVQMATIYQESKFISDARTPLRYSLGVIPIGRQSSAFGYSQALDATWKEYQREQGKRRAKRDNIRDATDFMGWYMAESNRRLGIPLTDARNQYLAYHDGRTGYRRGTYRAKPWLMRIAGEIEARAATYQTQLRSCR, encoded by the coding sequence ATGAAACGAATGATGCAGATCGCCTGTCTGCTGCTTCTCGCCGCGTGCGGCGGGGGTGGTGGCTCCGGCAAAGCGCCCAGCAACCTCGACAATGCCTGTTCCATCCTGGACCAGCGCCCCGGCTACCTGCGCGCCTTCCGCGCGGCAGAACGGAAATGGGGCGTCCCGGTCCACGTCCAGATGGCGACCATCTATCAGGAATCCAAGTTTATTTCAGATGCGCGCACACCGCTGCGCTATTCCTTGGGTGTGATTCCGATCGGCCGCCAAAGCAGCGCCTTCGGGTATTCCCAGGCGCTTGACGCGACCTGGAAGGAGTATCAGCGCGAGCAGGGAAAACGCCGGGCGAAACGCGACAACATCCGCGACGCCACGGATTTCATGGGCTGGTACATGGCGGAGTCGAATCGGCGCCTCGGCATTCCGCTGACGGATGCGCGGAACCAATACCTCGCCTATCATGACGGGCGCACCGGATACCGACGCGGCACCTATCGCGCGAAACCCTGGCTGATGCGAATCGCCGGCGAGATCGAAGCCCGCGCCGCCACCTATCAGACACAGCTGCGGTCCTGTCGCTAG